The region TCTAAAGGACCGGGCCGGGCTGCAAAACAGGGCAGAGGCGAGGAAACGCCAGCTGGCACTGGATTACCCGGAGGTATTGTCCAGGCTGACCATTTTTCTGGGCGCCGGTATGAGTATCCGGACGGCCTGGGATAAGATTGCCCTGGAATATAACATGATGGTGGAGCAGGGAAGGCGCAGGAAACGGTATGTCTATGAGGAAATGTATGAGACCAGCTGCCAGATGAAGGGGGGAGTGCCGGAGGGGAGTGCATTTGAGGAGTTTGGAAGGCGGTGTGGACTCCAGTCTTATATGAAGTTGGGAGGTCTGCTGGAACAAAACCGTAAAAACGGTTCAAAGAATCTCAGGAATCTGCTGCGTACAGAGATGACAGATGCATTTGAACAGAGAAAACATCAGGCCAGGCGCCTGGGGGAGGAAGCTGGAACAAAACTGCTGCTTCCGCTGTTCATACTACTGTCAGTGGTCATGGTTATGATAGCTGTTCCGGCGCTGATGGAATTCAAGTAAAGCATAAGGAGGAGAGCCATGGAATTAGGAAAAGAATTAAGGGAGTTCTGGAAGGATGAACAGGGCGTGGGGGTGATTGAGCTGGTGTTGGTATTGGTGGTGCTTATAGGCCTGGTCATTATCTTTAAAAAGCAGATAACAACCCTGCTGCAAAATATTTTTAAGGAGATAAACAGCCAGTCAAAAGAGGTGTATTAATGTGCAGGAAAGGTGAGATTACGGTATTCCTGGCAATGATACTGTTCAGTGTCTGCTCGCTGCTGTGCGTGGTCGTGGAATCGGCCCGCACAGCAGGCGCCAGATGCTATCTGCGGATGGCAGTGGACTCATCCGCAGATTCCCTTATGGCCCAGTACCACCGGGAACTGTGGGATAAATACCGGATATTGGGCCTTGAGTATGACAAGGCAGAGACGCTGGAGAAGGAGCTCAGGGAATTTATGAGGCCCTATATGGAGGCCGGCAACTGGTATCCTATGAAGGCGGACCAGATCCGGATAACCGATATGACGGGTCTGACCCAGGGAGACGGGAGATATTTTGAACAGGAAATTCTGGATTATATGAAGTATGGGCTGCTGGATGTAGATTGGGACGAGCTGGATGAAGCAGGTGCAATAGAGCTGTCGGGGGCCTGGAAGGAGGGAAACAGCGTTAACCGCGTGTCGGAATTGTATTCCGCCCATTCCAGGGAAGCTGTGAGAGTGGAAAAGGCGCTGGAGACAATTAACAGTACGCTTCTGGCCCAGAGGGAACGGTGGGAACAGGGAAAGGATTGCCTGGACCGGCTGGATGGAGGCGGTTTCGTATCCCAGACCAATAAAATGATACGGGAACTGGAACGGCTTCCAGGGCAGGTAAAGACGTATGAGAAAAGGGCGGATGAACTGTATAAGAAGCTGACAGACAGCAGAGAACGGTTTTTGGAGGAAACCAATGACCTGAGTGACGATGTGCGGGCTGCCCTGGAGGAGGAAATCAGTCAGTATGAGTCATATGCGGCCCAGGACGGACAGCGCCGCAGGGAGGTTGAGGCGCTGACAAATCTGAGCCGGGACAGGATTCGGTGGATTGGGGAAATGATAGATATGGCTGAGGAGGTAATGGAGTATATCAGTAACTGGGAGCCGGAGGATGAGGACGATGAGTTGGACGAGGCCGCCTTGTGGCAACCGGTGAGAGCGCGCTGGTCCCAGTATGGTATGCTCTCGCTGGGAGTGGAATTCGGGGTCCGCGATAAGGAAAAGGAAGGCTTTCTGGAACAGGTAGCCAATATGGCAGGAAAAGGGATGCTGGAATTGGTATTGCCGGAAGGAACCGTTGTTTCCGGCACAGACATCAGGCTTTCCGGCACACCGTCTGTCCAGAGGAAAACAGACGGCGGCGGAGATTCCAAAAGCACCGGCTTTTTGACCGGAGTCAGGACGCTGATACAGCGTCTGATTATAGGAGAATATGATATACGCTTTTTTAAAGGGTTTAAAAAGGAGATGCAGAAGGGGGAGTTTTATGAGCTGGAATACATCATTCATGGAAAGGAGAAGGATAAGGACAACTTAAGCGGTGTGGCGGCGCGTCTGGTTGCTTTTAGGGAAGGACTCAATCTGGTACATATCCTGTCGGATTCCGGAAAACGCCAGGAGGCACGGAGTCTGGCTCTGACCATAGTGGGAGGGACGGGGATACTGCCTCTTGTATGGGTGGTGGCATTTTTTATCATGGCAGTGTGGGCCCTTGGTGAGGCGCTGCTGGATGTGCGGTGCCTGTTGGAGGGAAAAAGGGTACCGGTCATTAAGACGGCCTCCGACTGGAAAATGGATTTGGCAGGACTTTTGGAGATGGGAAGGAGCGGGCGTTTGATTGATGGGGAAGGAGGGGATGGGAATGGAAGTGGAACTGATTATAAAGGTTATCTCCGGATACTTATTTTCGGAGGTTATGATACGGACCTGGTTTACCGGATGATGGATGTAATGCAGGTTGTTACAGCAAGGAAACAGCCGGGATTTTCTCTGGCAAACTGTGTATGTACGGTGAATGCGGAAGCTCTTGTCAGTGGAAAACATGTGTTTTTTTCAAATGGATTGTGGAAAAGTCAGGAGCGGGAGGAGGGTTACGCATATGACACGCGCATGGCTGTAGCCGGGAGTTACCTGGAAGATTACAAAAGTCCGTAGATACCATAGAAATAAGAGCTGCTAAGATTTCAGAAATGGGGAAAGGAGGTTCATGATGATGCCCTTTTTTCTGGTGCAGAATATAAAATTAAAATCGTATTGTCCAGATAACAAAACAGCAAATAAAAATGCAAACGCACCTCTCCAAGTACGTATGCGCTGTCGACTGTCCCATGAAAAAGGGGCATTATCATGGAGCTCCTGTCAGATGCAGGGGAGTTTGTCCATAGAGGCAGCACTCAGTCTGTCCCTGTTCCTGTTCTTATGTTTCTGTCTCATTATGCCTATGAAGATGCTGGACCGCCAGAGACAGATACAGGCAGTAATGGAATCCGTGGGGGAGGAACTGAGTCAGCATGCCTATGTGGAATACTGTTTCCGCACTGCAGAGGAGGGCGGTGCAGAGGTGGATGTGGGGAGGGCAGAGGATACAGCATCCTCTGTCCTGGCAGCAGCATATGCTTCAGCCAGGATATTGGGAGGGATTAACAGAGAGTGGGTGGAAGCCGTATCATTTGAGGGAACGGATATAGGGACGGATGAAATGGTCCATATAGTGATGAGATATCGGATGCGTCTTCCCTTTTCCGTATTAGGAATCAACAGCATTCCCGTGGAACAGGTATGCAGCCGCAGAATGTGGAACGGAGCGGATGGGGGACGTTTTGGAGATGGCGGCAGGGATGGGGATGGAGAAGATGACGAAACAGTATATATCGGGAAAAATTCCACCCGTTACCACCGCTTAAGGACCTGCCATTATCTTTACAATGATTTAAAAGCGGTGGATTTTGGTACTGTTGGGGAACTGCGGAATGAATCGGGGAGAAGGTATTCTCCCTGCGGGACTTGTGGCGCGGGGAGCGGAAGTACAGGGAACGGAGGTACAGGGAGCGGCAGTATGGGGAGCGCTGGTACGGTGTATGTCATGCCATACGGCACAAGCTATCATCTGTCTAAAAGCTGCCGGTCCATCATTGCGTATGTTCAGGCAGTTCCATTGTCTCAGGTGGAATATTTTGGGGAGTGTTCTTATTGCAGAGGAAAATAATTTGGGAGACGGGGGTGCCGCTTGTTGGGGATATTGAATGGTGATTTGTCAGAACAGTTAACAGTATGGCATGAAATAGCGGGAGTAATGCTGCGCTGCGGTTTCCTTATGATGCTGTTAATTGGAGCGTGGCAGGATATGAGGAATCACAGGATAAAGCTCAGCCTGATTGTGATATCGGGAGCCGCAGGAGCCGTTGTGCGATGTATGTATATTATGCTGGAGGCAGCAGTCAGATATCAGATTTCCGTCTCCCATCTGCCGTTTGGTTTTATAGCGGGTCAGTTTAAAGATACAGCCATGGCCATGGCTGTAGGAGGAGGATTGCTTCTTCTGTCCCGGATAACAAACGAGGCTGTGGGGAAAGGGGACGGATGGTTCTTTCTGGTATCAGGCATTTATCTGGGGGCAGTGAAAAATCTGGTTTTGCTGGCAGGCGGTTTAGGTGTATGCTTTTTGCTATCCGTGGTTTTGATGTTTAAAGGGATTCTGCAGGGAACAGACAGGGGAAGGCTTCGCATTCCTCTTCTTCCGTTTCTGATCCCGGCGGGAATCGGGGTGATGTTCATATGAAAGAAAAAACGCTTAAGGCAAGTCTTACAGTTGAGGCGGCATGGATTATGGCCATGGTATTGCTGTCCGTATCGGTGATGCTCCAGCAGGCAGCCCGTATTCATGATGAGACCAAGGCCGCCATGGGTCTGCATGAGGCGGTGGAAAAGGGACGTCATGGAAGCGTGCGGGAACTGGAAGCCTCTGTGTCCGGGGCACAGGAACATATGGGCCGTCTCATGTTTTTTACTGACTGCAATCTGATGATAAAGGAAAAAGGACAGAGGATATACGGAGTAAGCAGAGATGGGAAATGGAAAAGGGAGATTGAGGCGGGAAGGTTCCGGCCGGAGATATTCCTGCGCAAGATTACTTTAATTGAAGGGCTGGTCAAAGAAGATGGAAATTAGCTACAGGAGAGAAGCAAAACGCAATTACCTGGTAGCGGGGATGGCAGAGACCACAGCCGGATATGAAGCCAGAATGCTGGCCCACAATGAGATTCGCGGGCTGCTGAGGATGTACATAACATATCAGGATGGACGGCCTTCGTATTGTTATGACATCACCTCCAGACAACCGTTAAGCCGCCTTCTGGAGACCCGTTTTATAACCGGGGATGAGATATGCCAGTTATTAATTCAGATACATACAGCATTGAATGGTATGGAGGAATATCTTTTAGACGCAGGCGGTGTTTTGCTGGAACCGGAATATATTTATGTGGAGCCGGAACTGTTCCAGACCGGTTTGTGCCTGGTTCCCGGCGCTCAGGGTGATTTTCAGGAGAAACTGAGCCGCCTTCTGCAATACATTCTGAAGAGGATAAACCATAAAGACAGGGAGTGTGTCGTTCTGGCTTATGGGCTTTATCAGGAAAGCCTTAAGGAAAACTGCGGAATGGACGATCTGCTGGGGCTGATTGCGTCAGAACGGCGGAAGGGGAAGAAAAGAGTGTTATTTAGGGAGCAGGAAGAAGTTTTTGCGAAGAAGGGAGGCGTGCAGGGAAGGGATAATTGGGAGAAGGAACAAAAGGGAAAAGATGAAGAGAAACAGGGGAAAGAGGCTGATACAGGGCAAGGCAGAGGAAAAAGTGTGAAAACGAAGAAAGAACAGGGGGAGGACGGGGGGAAGGACCGGGAAAAGAAGGAAAAGGATGAAAGGAAAGGAAACATTTTCATACGGCAGTTTATTTTATGGCTGTCAGTGGCAGTTCTTTGTCCATTGGCACTGTGGCTGTTCAGAGGGATGACAGCGGTCTTCGATAATTGGAAAATGTTAGCAGCAATAGACGGAGGCTTACTGGTTATATTATCAGCCATCAATATATACGGGCTGTTCATTGGGCATAGGGCTGATAATGGAGATGATACAGACTCAGGCGAGGAGCAGGACCCATGGAGAATTTTGTATGAGGACGAAGATGACGAAGATGAGGATTTGGACATTCAGCCTTCTCCCGTGTATACGAATGAAAATAAAAATGAATATTCCCAGAAAATCCCACAAAACAGTGCCGAAGAATCCTTTCAGACTGTTCTTTTATCAGAGCGGCCGGCAGAAGGGGAAGAGGTACGGCGCTTATCCGCCCTCAACGGTTCGGATGAAGACATTGTAATATCCTATTTTCCCTTTGTGATTGGCAAACACAAGGATTTAGCCGATTATGTGCTGCTTAAAGATACAGTAAGCCGCTTTCACATAAGATTAGATGAAAATAATGGGCGTTATACTGTAACAGACCTTAACTCTACCAATGGCACCAGGGTCAGAGGCCGTTTGCTGGAGGCAAACGAGACAACACAGCTGGAGCCGGGAGACCAGATATTTATGGCTGACTGCGGATATGTTTTTTATTAGCTGCACAGAGCAGTCCTGTATGTACTTTCTATCTTAAAACAATAGTATGATTTTGGTTGCGGAAATAGCAGATAGCAAGGGGTGGGGGCATAAAAAATAACTTTATTGCGTCAAAGCCACTTAACAAGTCCTTTAAAGTATGCTAAGATTATATATCATTAAGGATGTGAGGAATACGGATGGTTACAGGTATAAACAGGAACAGGCCATATGTCAATATTGCGCTGGCAGCAGTCAACGCATTGGTATTTCTGTATCTGGAGGCCATCGGCTCCACGGAGGATGGCGTATTCATGGTAAAACATGGTGCGGTATTTGCGCCGTTTGTCATCCTTGGTGGAGAGTATTACAGGCTGTTTACTGCCATGTTTTTGCACTTCGGAGTCAGCCATCTGGCAAATAATATGCTGGTTCTGCTGGTGCTTGGCGAGAAGATGGAAAAGGCGCTGGGTCATATCAAATATTTGATATTTTACCTTGCCAGCGGTGTTGCTGCCAACGGTATATCTCTGGCTGTTCAGGTACGGACAGGAGCGGCCAGTGTGTCAGCGGGAGCTTCAGGCGCAATCTTCGGTGTGATAGGCGGTCTGGTCTATGTGATTGCCATTCATCACGGTCAGTTGGACGGACTAACCAACAGGCAGCTGGGCTTTATGGTTCTGCTGACCCTTTATCATGGGTTTACTTCAACAGGAGTGGACAATGTAGCTCACATAGGAGGCCTGATTTCCGGCTTCATTTTAGGCATCCTGCTTTACAGGAGGAAACATGCTGCCAGAATTTCCGGTATGGCTGGATAGAATGCAGGCTGTGTTAACCGCAGCGGAAGGAGGATTTTCAGAATGACAGATGACAATTGTATTTTTTGTAAAATAGCGGGCGGGGTGATTCCGTCAGCCACTCTGTATGAGGATGAGGATTTTCGCGTGATTCTGGATTTGGGACCGGCGTCCAGAGGACATGCTCTTATCCTTCCAAAACAGCATTTTGCAGATGTATGCTCACTGGATGGGGATATAGCCGCCAAAGTCCTTCCTCTGGGTGCCAAGATTGGTTCTGCGATGAAGAAATCTCTCGGATGCGCGGGATTCAATCTGGTTCAGAATAATGGAGAGGCAGCCGGGCAGACTGTGTTCCATTTCCACATGCATGTGATTCCAAGATATGAGAGAGGTCCAGCCATTGTCGGTTGGACTCCGGGAAAGGCTTCGCCAGAGGAACTGGCAGAGGTTGCGGATAAAATCAAAGGCTGTCTGTAATTGCAATGAAGATTGAGAAGATGGATACAGAAGA is a window of Enterocloster clostridioformis DNA encoding:
- a CDS encoding DUF6382 domain-containing protein; translated protein: MEISYRREAKRNYLVAGMAETTAGYEARMLAHNEIRGLLRMYITYQDGRPSYCYDITSRQPLSRLLETRFITGDEICQLLIQIHTALNGMEEYLLDAGGVLLEPEYIYVEPELFQTGLCLVPGAQGDFQEKLSRLLQYILKRINHKDRECVVLAYGLYQESLKENCGMDDLLGLIASERRKGKKRVLFREQEEVFAKKGGVQGRDNWEKEQKGKDEEKQGKEADTGQGRGKSVKTKKEQGEDGGKDREKKEKDERKGNIFIRQFILWLSVAVLCPLALWLFRGMTAVFDNWKMLAAIDGGLLVILSAINIYGLFIGHRADNGDDTDSGEEQDPWRILYEDEDDEDEDLDIQPSPVYTNENKNEYSQKIPQNSAEESFQTVLLSERPAEGEEVRRLSALNGSDEDIVISYFPFVIGKHKDLADYVLLKDTVSRFHIRLDENNGRYTVTDLNSTNGTRVRGRLLEANETTQLEPGDQIFMADCGYVFY
- a CDS encoding DUF5702 domain-containing protein, whose translation is MCRKGEITVFLAMILFSVCSLLCVVVESARTAGARCYLRMAVDSSADSLMAQYHRELWDKYRILGLEYDKAETLEKELREFMRPYMEAGNWYPMKADQIRITDMTGLTQGDGRYFEQEILDYMKYGLLDVDWDELDEAGAIELSGAWKEGNSVNRVSELYSAHSREAVRVEKALETINSTLLAQRERWEQGKDCLDRLDGGGFVSQTNKMIRELERLPGQVKTYEKRADELYKKLTDSRERFLEETNDLSDDVRAALEEEISQYESYAAQDGQRRREVEALTNLSRDRIRWIGEMIDMAEEVMEYISNWEPEDEDDELDEAALWQPVRARWSQYGMLSLGVEFGVRDKEKEGFLEQVANMAGKGMLELVLPEGTVVSGTDIRLSGTPSVQRKTDGGGDSKSTGFLTGVRTLIQRLIIGEYDIRFFKGFKKEMQKGEFYELEYIIHGKEKDKDNLSGVAARLVAFREGLNLVHILSDSGKRQEARSLALTIVGGTGILPLVWVVAFFIMAVWALGEALLDVRCLLEGKRVPVIKTASDWKMDLAGLLEMGRSGRLIDGEGGDGNGSGTDYKGYLRILIFGGYDTDLVYRMMDVMQVVTARKQPGFSLANCVCTVNAEALVSGKHVFFSNGLWKSQEREEGYAYDTRMAVAGSYLEDYKSP
- a CDS encoding Flp1 family type IVb pilin, which gives rise to MELGKELREFWKDEQGVGVIELVLVLVVLIGLVIIFKKQITTLLQNIFKEINSQSKEVY
- a CDS encoding rhomboid family intramembrane serine protease; the encoded protein is MVTGINRNRPYVNIALAAVNALVFLYLEAIGSTEDGVFMVKHGAVFAPFVILGGEYYRLFTAMFLHFGVSHLANNMLVLLVLGEKMEKALGHIKYLIFYLASGVAANGISLAVQVRTGAASVSAGASGAIFGVIGGLVYVIAIHHGQLDGLTNRQLGFMVLLTLYHGFTSTGVDNVAHIGGLISGFILGILLYRRKHAARISGMAG
- a CDS encoding HIT family protein, which translates into the protein MTDDNCIFCKIAGGVIPSATLYEDEDFRVILDLGPASRGHALILPKQHFADVCSLDGDIAAKVLPLGAKIGSAMKKSLGCAGFNLVQNNGEAAGQTVFHFHMHVIPRYERGPAIVGWTPGKASPEELAEVADKIKGCL